The Lycium barbarum isolate Lr01 chromosome 10, ASM1917538v2, whole genome shotgun sequence genome includes a region encoding these proteins:
- the LOC132615624 gene encoding pentatricopeptide repeat-containing protein At3g24000, mitochondrial-like, whose protein sequence is MTMAVHMKKYVTNPSIFNSIIPIAGQFFSTSCAIAALESKPKVVRKLFGVIQDKDLMKKAPNGELLVLYLIDNGAMDSDAGLYNQLIKKCTEWKRLKEGKMVHEHFLRSRFSHYIVPNNTLINMYAKCESMGDARKVFDEMPERDMVSWTALITGYSQNEGADVALGLFIEMLRFGFKPNQFTFGSVIKAAGALDSSGTGRILHGSCVKFGYEENVYVGSALVDMYARCGLMDEAKIVFDKLSCKNEVSWNGLIAGHARKGDGEIAVKLFSEMKRGGFQPTHFTFSSVYAACASIGALEPGKWVHVHMIKSGLELIAFIGNTLLDMYAKSGSLDDARKVFDHLVKKDVVSWNSMLTAYAQHGLGKETVDCFEEMRRIGPEPNEVTFLCALTACSHAGLLDKGMDYFELMKTFKIEPNISHYVTVIDLLGRSGQLHRAVKFINEMPIEPNAAVWKALLGACRMHKNLELGVYAAERVFELDPYDSGPHILLANIYASAGRRSDAARVRKMMNDGGVKKEPACSWVEIENAVHMFVANDDAHPQREEIRNMWDKITDKIKEIGYVPDTSHVLWFTDQQEREERLQYHSERLALAFALLNSPPGSPIRIKKNIRVCGDCHTAFKFASKVVDREIILRDTNRFHHFRNGSCSCGDYW, encoded by the coding sequence ATGACAATGGCTGTACACATGAAAAAATACGTAACAAATCCATCAATTTTCAATTCAATCATCCCAATAGCTGGCCAATTTTTCTCCACATCATGTGCAATAGCAGCCTTAGAATCAAAACCAAAAGTGGTACGCAAATTATTTGGGGTTATACAAGACAAAGATCTTATGAAAAAGGCTCCAAATGGTGAACTTTTAGTACTATATCTTATTGACAATGGCGCAATGGACTCAGATGCAGGTTTATATAACCAGCTTATAAAGAAATGTACTGAATGGAAACGGTTAAAAGAAGGGAAAATGGTACATGAACACTTTTTGAGGTCGAGATTTAGTCATTATATTGTTCCTAATAACACATTGATTAATATGTATGCGAAATGTGAGAGTATGGGTGATGCACGCaaggtgtttgatgaaatgcctgaAAGAGATATGGTTTCTTGGACTGCATTGATTACTGGGTATTCGCAGAATGAGGGTGCTGACGTGGCGTTGGGTTTGTTTATTGAGATGTTGAGGTTTGGGTTTAAGCCGAATCAGTTTACGTTTGGGAGTGTAATAAAGGCTGCTGGAGCGTTGGACAGTAGTGGAACGGGGAGGATATTACATGGGAGTTGTGTTAAGTTTGGATATGAAGAGAATGTTTATGTTGGGAGTGCTCTTGTTGATATGTATGCAAGGTGTGGATTAATGGATGAAGCGAAAATCGTGTTTGATAAGTTAAGTTGCAAGAATGAGGTTTCTTGGAATGGTTTGATCGCTGGGCATGCGAGGAAAGGCGATGGAGAGATTGCGGTGAAGCTTTTCTCTGAGATGAAAAGAGGCGGTTTTCAGCCGACCCATTTTACGTTTTCTAGTGTTTATGCAGCTTGCGCAAGCATTGGAGCTTTAGAGCCCGGGAAATGGGTGCATGTGCATATGATCAAGTCGGGGTTGGAACTTATTGCTTTTATTGGGAATACTCTGCTTGATATGTATGCCAAGTCTGGTAGCCTTGATGATGCTCGAAAGGTTTTTGATCATTTAGTGAAAAAGGATGTTGTTTCTTGGAACTCAATGCTTACCGCCTATGCTCAGCATGGACTCGGAAAAGAAACTGTAGATTGCTTTGAGGAAATGCGTAGGATAGGACCTGAACCTAATGAAGTGACTTTTCTTTGTGCTCTTACAGCTTGCAGTCATGCTGGGCTTCTAGACAAAGGAATGGATTATTTTGAATTGATGAAGACATTTAAGATAGAACCAAATATTTCACATTACGTGACTGTTATAGATCTACTTGGTCGATCAGGTCAACTTCACCGTGCTGTAAAGTTCATAAATGAAATGCCAATTGAACCAAATGCAGCCGTTTGGAAAGCTTTGCTGGGAGCTTGTAGGATGCATAAAAATTTGGAGTTGGGTGTTTATGCAGCTGAACGTGTGTTTGAACTTGATCCCTATGATTCAGGGCCACATATTTTGCTGGCCAACATATATGCCTCTGCTGGTAGGAGAAGTGATGCTGCAAGAGTTAGAAAAATGATGAACGATGGTGGAGTCAAGAAAGAACCTGCTTGTAGTTGGGTGGAGATTGAAAATGCTGTTCATATGTTTGTAGCAAATGATGATGCCCATCCACAGAGAGAGGAGATCCGTAACATGTGGGATAAGATAACTGATAAAATTAAGGAAATTGGCTATGTCCCAGACACTAGCCACGTGCTTTGGTTTACTGATCAGCAGGAGAGGGAAGAGAGGTTGCAATACCACAGTGAACGACTTGCTTTAGCATTTGCACTTCTCAATTCTCCACCTGGATCCCCTATCCGAATAAAGAAGAACATCAGAGTTTGTGGTGATTGCCATACTGCATTTAAGTTTGCTTCAAAGGTGGTTGACAGGGAAATCATCTTGAGAGACACAAATCGGTTCCATCATTTTCGTAATGGTTCTTGTTCCTGTGGGGACTACTGGTAG